ACGAGTGAAGATTCCTCCCCAACAGTGATCACGATCTGTATATCACCATGGTCACGCTGCTCTTCCTGCAGTGTCTGAATCGTTTCGATAATTGCCGCAATACCTGCTTTATCATCTGCACCAAGAATTGTACTGCCATCAGTATGGATGATACCATCTGTTACAATCGGTTCTATTCCTTGACCTGGTGTCACAGTATCCATATGACATGATAACAGGATTGGTTTTTGATTCGTATTACCTTTTAACGTAATAAAAAGATTGCCCGCACCAAAACCTGTCTTTTCTTGTGTGTCATCTTCTTCTACTTGTAGTCCGAGTTCTGTAAATACATTTTTAAGGTGGTCAGCAATCGCTCTTTCATGACCGGTTTCGCTATCAATCTTGACAAGACTTTTAAAAGTTTCGACTAATCGTTCTGTATTCATATTATCTCTCCTTTTTTATCGTTACTACTAATGTACCAAAGGATGAATAAACATAAAAGTATAAGCATTACACGGATACATTTGTTATAATATTTTTATTACTATTTATGAAAGGATGGTTTCCTTGAACAAAAATTTTTTACGTATTACAATCATCATCTTACTTGTACTTATCGTATCTGCACTTATTTTAAGCAGTGTACTACCCTATTTAATGAACTAAAAAAATCAGGACTGAGTCCTGATTTTTTTAATAGAGTTTCAGTGAACCAAAATTTGATTTAATCTCTAGATACTGCTCAATCTCATTTAAAAGCTGGATTAGAGCTGCTCTTGATTTCAACTGTTTATTATTTATCGGCAAAGGATATTTTTCAACATCCAGCATGATCGCATAGAGATCATGTAATCGGATCGCTGTGAAATTGTTGCTGGATATATTGCTGGATAAGTCCTGTAAGAGCTGACTACAATTGACATGAAGCTTATCACTATGGTCCATCTGGTTGATCAGATCGACCATACGTGACAGCAGTTCAAGCTGTGCTTCACGCATATCGAAATAATGATAATATGAGTTTTCATTTCTTGTAAAATGATTTTCAACTTCCGTATATGCCACAGATTTAGCACGTTCAATCGTATCATGCAGTTTAACAACCTGTTGTTTATCCAGTGCTATTTCTGGATAGATAAGCGCATCACTCAACTTTGAAACGATAACCTGAAACTCTGTTTCAATCTCCTTCTTATACTCATTCAATTTTCTGGACAAGTCCGGCATATATAAGTTGAGCAACAAGGCAATGCCAAGACCAACGATGATCAAAGTTATTTCATTGATAATCACATGCCAGTTAACATAGCCAAAATTAAAACAATGTAAAATGATGACGCAGCTCGTAACCACACCTTCTTCTATACCGAACATAACAGTGACTGGAATAAAGACAAGGACCAGCAGACCGAGCACGACTGGATTAAAACCTAGATGTTCAAAGAACAGATAAGAAAACAGCAGTCCTAAAGAACAAGAAAAAAATCTGGCACTTGCTGCCTGCAAAGATTTCACACGTGTATTCTTTACACATAAAACAACGAGGATGGCTGCTGATGCATAATTATCCAGCCCTAACAACTTACAGATAATTACACCCAGCGCCATCCCTAATGCCGTCTTTATCGTCCTGAATCCGATACGATAAGGCTTAATCTTCATCTATTAACGCTCTTCGCAATGCTCTTCGAACAGTGCCTGAATATTTGTAATGACACTCA
Above is a window of Macrococcoides canis DNA encoding:
- a CDS encoding stressosome-associated protein Prli42, which gives rise to MNKNFLRITIIILLVLIVSALILSSVLPYLMN
- a CDS encoding aromatic acid exporter family protein — protein: MKIKPYRIGFRTIKTALGMALGVIICKLLGLDNYASAAILVVLCVKNTRVKSLQAASARFFSCSLGLLFSYLFFEHLGFNPVVLGLLVLVFIPVTVMFGIEEGVVTSCVIILHCFNFGYVNWHVIINEITLIIVGLGIALLLNLYMPDLSRKLNEYKKEIETEFQVIVSKLSDALIYPEIALDKQQVVKLHDTIERAKSVAYTEVENHFTRNENSYYHYFDMREAQLELLSRMVDLINQMDHSDKLHVNCSQLLQDLSSNISSNNFTAIRLHDLYAIMLDVEKYPLPINNKQLKSRAALIQLLNEIEQYLEIKSNFGSLKLY